Proteins found in one Coregonus clupeaformis isolate EN_2021a unplaced genomic scaffold, ASM2061545v1 scaf0027, whole genome shotgun sequence genomic segment:
- the LOC121569678 gene encoding coatomer subunit zeta-1 isoform X1, with product MTAQTCPRQHQRTTMEIASLEPTLYTVKAVFILDNDGNRLLSKYYDTGLYPSMKEQKNFEKNVFNKTHKADTDEIAFVEGMTIVYKCSIDLFFYVAGSAQENELMLMAVLNCLFESLSQILRKNVERRSLLDNMDGVFLVVDEIIDGGVILESDPQQVIQKVNYRADENPLSEQSVAQHITDKLAMTSNIMQSAKEQIKWSILK from the exons ATGACAGCTCAAACCTGTCCACGTCAACACCAGAGAACCACTATGGAGATCGCGTCTCTG GAACCCACACTGTACACAGTGAAAGCTGTCTTCATTTTGGACAACGATGGCAATAGACTTCTATCAAAG TACTACGACACAGGGCTCTACCCCTCCATGAAGGAGCAGAAGAACTTTGAAAAGAACGTTTTCAACAAGACACACAAAGCTGACA CAGATGAGATTGCCTTCGTGGAGGGGATGACGATCGTGTATAAGTGCAGCATTGACCTGTTCTTCTACGTGGCGGGCAGTGCACAGGAGAATGAG CTTATGCTCATGGCTGTACTGAACTGTCTGTTTGAGTCCCTCAGTCAAATCCTAAG GAAAAATGTGGAGAGAAGGTCTCTACTGGACAACATGGACGGAGTCTTCTTAGTAGTGGATGAAATTATCGACGGGGG GGTGATCTTGGAGAGCGATCCCCAACAGGTCATCCAGAAGGTCAATTACAGG GCGGATGAGAACCCACTGTCAGAGCAGAGCGTGGCTCAg CACATTACGGACAAATTGGCTATGACCTCCAAT ATAATGCAGTCTGCCAAGGAACAAATAAAGTGGTCAATACTCAAATGA
- the LOC121569678 gene encoding coatomer subunit zeta-1 isoform X3 has translation MTAQTCPRQHQRTTMEIASLEPTLYTVKAVFILDNDGNRLLSKYYDTGLYPSMKEQKNFEKNVFNKTHKADTDEIAFVEGMTIVYKCSIDLFFYVAGSAQENELMLMAVLNCLFESLSQILRKNVERRSLLDNMDGVFLVVDEIIDGGVILESDPQQVIQKVNYRADENPLSEQSVAQIMQSAKEQIKWSILK, from the exons ATGACAGCTCAAACCTGTCCACGTCAACACCAGAGAACCACTATGGAGATCGCGTCTCTG GAACCCACACTGTACACAGTGAAAGCTGTCTTCATTTTGGACAACGATGGCAATAGACTTCTATCAAAG TACTACGACACAGGGCTCTACCCCTCCATGAAGGAGCAGAAGAACTTTGAAAAGAACGTTTTCAACAAGACACACAAAGCTGACA CAGATGAGATTGCCTTCGTGGAGGGGATGACGATCGTGTATAAGTGCAGCATTGACCTGTTCTTCTACGTGGCGGGCAGTGCACAGGAGAATGAG CTTATGCTCATGGCTGTACTGAACTGTCTGTTTGAGTCCCTCAGTCAAATCCTAAG GAAAAATGTGGAGAGAAGGTCTCTACTGGACAACATGGACGGAGTCTTCTTAGTAGTGGATGAAATTATCGACGGGGG GGTGATCTTGGAGAGCGATCCCCAACAGGTCATCCAGAAGGTCAATTACAGG GCGGATGAGAACCCACTGTCAGAGCAGAGCGTGGCTCAg ATAATGCAGTCTGCCAAGGAACAAATAAAGTGGTCAATACTCAAATGA
- the LOC121569678 gene encoding coatomer subunit zeta-1 isoform X2, producing the protein MTAQTCPRQHQRTTMEIASLEPTLYTVKAVFILDNDGNRLLSKYYDTGLYPSMKEQKNFEKNVFNKTHKADNEIAFVEGMTIVYKCSIDLFFYVAGSAQENELMLMAVLNCLFESLSQILRKNVERRSLLDNMDGVFLVVDEIIDGGVILESDPQQVIQKVNYRADENPLSEQSVAQHITDKLAMTSNIMQSAKEQIKWSILK; encoded by the exons ATGACAGCTCAAACCTGTCCACGTCAACACCAGAGAACCACTATGGAGATCGCGTCTCTG GAACCCACACTGTACACAGTGAAAGCTGTCTTCATTTTGGACAACGATGGCAATAGACTTCTATCAAAG TACTACGACACAGGGCTCTACCCCTCCATGAAGGAGCAGAAGAACTTTGAAAAGAACGTTTTCAACAAGACACACAAAGCTGACA ATGAGATTGCCTTCGTGGAGGGGATGACGATCGTGTATAAGTGCAGCATTGACCTGTTCTTCTACGTGGCGGGCAGTGCACAGGAGAATGAG CTTATGCTCATGGCTGTACTGAACTGTCTGTTTGAGTCCCTCAGTCAAATCCTAAG GAAAAATGTGGAGAGAAGGTCTCTACTGGACAACATGGACGGAGTCTTCTTAGTAGTGGATGAAATTATCGACGGGGG GGTGATCTTGGAGAGCGATCCCCAACAGGTCATCCAGAAGGTCAATTACAGG GCGGATGAGAACCCACTGTCAGAGCAGAGCGTGGCTCAg CACATTACGGACAAATTGGCTATGACCTCCAAT ATAATGCAGTCTGCCAAGGAACAAATAAAGTGGTCAATACTCAAATGA
- the LOC121569678 gene encoding coatomer subunit zeta-1 isoform X4, with product MTAQTCPRQHQRTTMEIASLEPTLYTVKAVFILDNDGNRLLSKYYDTGLYPSMKEQKNFEKNVFNKTHKADNEIAFVEGMTIVYKCSIDLFFYVAGSAQENELMLMAVLNCLFESLSQILRKNVERRSLLDNMDGVFLVVDEIIDGGVILESDPQQVIQKVNYRADENPLSEQSVAQIMQSAKEQIKWSILK from the exons ATGACAGCTCAAACCTGTCCACGTCAACACCAGAGAACCACTATGGAGATCGCGTCTCTG GAACCCACACTGTACACAGTGAAAGCTGTCTTCATTTTGGACAACGATGGCAATAGACTTCTATCAAAG TACTACGACACAGGGCTCTACCCCTCCATGAAGGAGCAGAAGAACTTTGAAAAGAACGTTTTCAACAAGACACACAAAGCTGACA ATGAGATTGCCTTCGTGGAGGGGATGACGATCGTGTATAAGTGCAGCATTGACCTGTTCTTCTACGTGGCGGGCAGTGCACAGGAGAATGAG CTTATGCTCATGGCTGTACTGAACTGTCTGTTTGAGTCCCTCAGTCAAATCCTAAG GAAAAATGTGGAGAGAAGGTCTCTACTGGACAACATGGACGGAGTCTTCTTAGTAGTGGATGAAATTATCGACGGGGG GGTGATCTTGGAGAGCGATCCCCAACAGGTCATCCAGAAGGTCAATTACAGG GCGGATGAGAACCCACTGTCAGAGCAGAGCGTGGCTCAg ATAATGCAGTCTGCCAAGGAACAAATAAAGTGGTCAATACTCAAATGA